The following nucleotide sequence is from Megalops cyprinoides isolate fMegCyp1 chromosome 6, fMegCyp1.pri, whole genome shotgun sequence.
TCTGACACAGAATTGAATGTCAGAGACACATCAGGCTGCAAGAACAGAAATGAGTTTTCTCTGTCCAGCTGAATCCCTACAAATGCTTTCCAAATGCAGTACTCAACACTAAATGTTCCAAACATTTTCTTCCCGTTTGTGTCTTGCATGCAAGTGTGGTATCTGATGTGATGCCTACTGGTCATCACTGAGTCGGTTCCATTTGTAACCTGTTTAAGCAagttaacaaataaaacacagaagagaAGAAACCGCTCCCAAGCGCTACTTCTGTAGTCCAATCTCTCACAGGTCTACCTGTAGCCTGTCATTAAGCATTTTGATCTAATTCAGAACCCTCCCTACAGTGAGATCAGACCTTGAGAGCCTGAAACAGTACACTTGCACCAGTTGTGATtaacagatgaaaaatggaaaaattgtaaaaaatggtgaaaaagtACCTTTACATGAGGAATGATCAAATAAACTGTGGTAGAGTGCTGTGGTAGAGGGGTTTGGCCTGTTTCAACCCCTTTAAAAGTGGAGGTAAATTACTCACAGGCCATGTCAAAATAATCTGAGTGTCATTCAGACAGATTTTGATAATGCATCTCCTGCCCAAGTTGGAGCAAAGAAAACCCTCTCATTTCAAAATTGCATTTTGCTAAATCCCCCCCAATCTGAGTTGCTAAAATTGGCTTACAGTATGAGGTTGGGTTTATTTAAGAGAAAAAGCCTGTGATTAGTTCTTCACAGGTTCAATCTGACTCAAATAGACGTATGACTTCCATACATGACTGTATCCATTGTACCTTTCATCTCTCTACTGTAGTTCTTCATCTTAAACGTTGAGCAATAAATTCAAGTATTgaagcaattatttttaatattttgaaattcttGCACAATATCTTACATTTATTTCGATAGCCAATGAACCTCAGATGATGTATAAGTTGTAAACGCGACTAATTCATCACTCAAAGCTAAGGATGTAAAACCAGAGAGGTTACACTGACTGTCCCACTCAGTCCCTCTAGGATGGGGGTATATGCATAAAAGGTCACTGCATTGCTAAACCTGATGGAGACCCAGTGATGGTGTTCAGcaatgcatacatgcatatggggagtttttttcacactgttttGGCATCTGCTGTTTAAAACAGCATTACCAACCCCAATACCCAAATAATCctgatttgcatgtcattaaaatgattcattacaGGACATCACCAAATATTTCCATGGCACTaccatgaaaaatgcaataagtGTCCATGTTTGATCACAAGCAGGTGGAGGGTGTTAAATAAtaccaggagaaaaaaaaaaaactgggggCTTGCGGTAGACAGTGTTGACATACGTGTTACTGACTGCTGAATTTCCATGTAATACATTGACAGCAGAAGAAAATGATTATGAGTAAACAGTGATTGCTTATGTGCAATCTTAAGATAATGCCTCCCTTCATGGTTGCCAGCCACTGGCTCCCATTAGCTCTAGAGAAGCATTTAGTATCACTTCTTAATGTAATATCCCTTGGTACAAGAACTTATGTTTCCTTTGACTCCCTTTCACTCTGAAATTGTTACTTGTTATATCATtctgttaaatgtatgtatcatgttacattttattagATTATCAAAATCACCACGGGCCCCGTCTTGTTGGTCTCCTTTCCGTTCAGGCTAGAACAGAGAACTTATTTTTCTAAACTGATAGTAAGCGATGGCATGTAATGATGTAGCTGAATATCTATTGAGCTGTTGCATGCATACAGCCCAGTGTTTTTAGAACTGCTGTTGTGCTgagttctgtgctgtgctgcccAATGAAAACTATTCTCCAGTCGTTCCTCCTGTACTGCACAGACTCTTCTACTAAATCAAATGCACTTTGTTGCGAGTCTGCTTcctaaaaaaactgaaaaaaaacaacaaaaaaaaatgtgaaacaggcccagaatgaataaatgaatggatgaagGAATGAATGAGGGAAAGAAGTAAAACAAGGCAAAGGAGCTCCTAAATGTGTGGCACTTTTCATGAACTTCAACAGCGCTTTTACCTCCACTGCACTACAGCTGCCTTCGATGCTTTGAATTAATGCCTTGGATCTGCACGTGTATCGGAATGCAACCTTCGGTCTCCCCAACAACAGTTCTTCTGCAAGCTCCAACTAAACCTCATTTTCCCTAAACAGACAGCCCTCTTAACATtagaattcattttgaaatggttaatttcatttctgtaaatttccTATCAAACATAAGAATAGCTAGGTTGCATATCACCTGTGTATGACATTCTCTACCTCATTCTCCAATTATCTTTATTTACCTATGATATGATAGGAGTAAAACATTGGTTCAGAGAGAGAACATATTCTTTGCAAACATATTTCTGGTACACAGTGGCTCCATTATTCTCTGCAAATGTAAACCAAAATATATTTAGGTCCAGATGAAGATCACTTTCAAATCTCTTTAAAGggatttacaatattttagcTGAGCCACCAACATATTAAGCCAATTCCAATAGCTTcacataaaacagttttttaaaagtacattCCCCTAATGCAATAATAGCTTAAAACTAGCCAATGGTTTTGGTCATGGTTTAAAGAAGATACCACCCTCACACGCATCCTCATATCTGCATGACTCATCCAGACTGGCCTTGATGCACATGAAAAAGATACAAGTACCGAGGACCTCACTCCATCTTTTTCTTAGCTGGAGGAATGAACCATCACAACAGAGGGTTTAATAAAGAGTCAGTAAAGAGAGGCCTCATTCCACAACTGTGTGGCTTCCCTAGACCCTCCCTTTTAAAGCATCTTATCAGAGAGTAAAAGGCTATAACATTTTCAACTGTTGCTCAGGCCCcgcctacaaaaaaaaaatccaatccaatccCTCAACTCTATCTtatcccctccccccctccttcacATCACGCAGTAAGGCTCACGGGGCAGTTGCTGTTTAGTCCTACAGCAAGCAGGCAGTTGAGCCAGCAGCCCCTTCTTCAGGTCCTTGTTCAGGAAGAAGCAGATGATGGGGTTGACCCCGGCCTGGGCGAAGCTCATCCACACGGTGGTGGATAGGTACCGGTGCGGGATGGTGCAGGCCTTGACGAAGACCCGCCAGTAGCAGGCCACGATGTAGGGCGACCAGAGCACCAGGAAAAACAGGGTGATGACGTAGAACATCCTGCCGAGCCGCTTCTCTGCCTTGAACTCCTCCATACCCAGCAGGCGCCGGTTCTGATTGTGCAAGTTCTGCCGGATGCCCAGCAGAGTCGGGGGCATGGGGCCCCGGCCGAATCCCGCGATCCAGTTGGCCGCCGCCTGGCCCGTAGCGCCGGGCCCGTGGAAGGTCCAGTTCTGGCTGATGGCTGGGACCATCTGCACCGGCTTCATCTTGCGATGCTTGTACTCGAAGAGCAGGAGCTTCATGTAGACCACGTGGGTGGCCAGGATCAGCACGGCCAGCATCAGCATGAAGCCCAGCGTGTCGTTGGCCTTGAAGTAGCGGTGCTCGAAGATACACTGGTCCTCCTCCCGGATGAACTTGTAGGTGCCCACGTCGAAGACCGGCGGGAACGCCATGGCGACGGACAGCGTCCAGACCATGCAGACCACCGCCACGCATGTCCAGAAGGTCATGCGCTTGGAGTAGAAGCGGTGGTGGGCGATGGCCATGTAGCGCGTGACGCTGATGCAGAAGAGCATGAAGGCGGCATGGAAGCAGAAGAGCACGGCCATGAAAGCCACCACCTTGCAGCTCAGCACACTGTAGGTCCAGGCCGAGCCGTTCTTGATGGAGACCAGGACGAAGGGGAAGCAGACGGCCGAGCGGATGGTGTCGGCCAGGCAGAGGTCCAGCAGGAAGTAGTAGGGCGCCTTGTGTAGCGTGCGGTCGCGCAGGACGAGCAGGGACACCACCAGGTTGCCAACCAGGCTGATGCAGATGATCAGACCCAGCAGGACCAGCTTGACGTAGGTGGAGACGGCTGAGGACGGGCCCACGCCGGCCATGCCCCCCGCCGCCGACACCGCCGCCAGCGGCCCGCCGGGGCCGTCGCCGCTCTCGCTCCCGTTGGCCATCCCGCGATCTCCGCAGTC
It contains:
- the LOC118779378 gene encoding probable G-protein coupled receptor 173: MANGSESGDGPGGPLAAVSAAGGMAGVGPSSAVSTYVKLVLLGLIICISLVGNLVVSLLVLRDRTLHKAPYYFLLDLCLADTIRSAVCFPFVLVSIKNGSAWTYSVLSCKVVAFMAVLFCFHAAFMLFCISVTRYMAIAHHRFYSKRMTFWTCVAVVCMVWTLSVAMAFPPVFDVGTYKFIREEDQCIFEHRYFKANDTLGFMLMLAVLILATHVVYMKLLLFEYKHRKMKPVQMVPAISQNWTFHGPGATGQAAANWIAGFGRGPMPPTLLGIRQNLHNQNRRLLGMEEFKAEKRLGRMFYVITLFFLVLWSPYIVACYWRVFVKACTIPHRYLSTTVWMSFAQAGVNPIICFFLNKDLKKGLLAQLPACCRTKQQLPREPYCVM